The following are encoded in a window of Emcibacter sp. SYSU 3D8 genomic DNA:
- the htpX gene encoding zinc metalloprotease HtpX, with the protein MNWFRTTLLMAALTALFMFIGGLIGGSAGALLALLVAGGMNLFAYWNSDKMLLRMHNAQPVDARSEPELHEMVSQLAQNAGIPMPRLYIVDEDQPNAFATGRNPENGAVAVTTGLLRLLSHQEVAGVVAHELGHIRNRDTLIMTITATIAGAISMLANFALFTSGSRDNPMGIIGSIAMMILAPVAAMLVQMAISRTREYAADRAGAEISGRPLWLASALEKLEMGSQRIDNHTAERNPASAHMFIINPLHGGAMDGLFTTHPNTANRIAALRAMAGAGAPGPWG; encoded by the coding sequence ATGAACTGGTTCCGCACTACCCTGCTGATGGCGGCGCTTACCGCGCTGTTCATGTTTATCGGCGGCCTGATCGGCGGCAGTGCCGGCGCGCTTCTCGCCCTGCTTGTGGCGGGCGGCATGAACCTGTTCGCCTATTGGAACTCGGACAAGATGCTGCTGCGCATGCACAATGCGCAGCCGGTCGACGCGCGCTCCGAGCCCGAGTTGCATGAAATGGTCTCGCAACTGGCGCAGAACGCCGGCATTCCCATGCCCAGGCTCTATATCGTCGACGAAGACCAGCCCAACGCCTTCGCCACCGGGCGCAACCCGGAAAACGGGGCGGTTGCCGTGACCACGGGCCTGCTGCGGCTGCTGAGCCACCAGGAGGTGGCTGGTGTCGTCGCCCATGAGCTGGGTCATATCAGGAACCGCGACACGCTGATCATGACCATCACGGCCACCATCGCCGGCGCGATCTCCATGCTGGCCAACTTCGCCCTGTTTACCAGCGGCAGCCGCGACAACCCCATGGGCATCATCGGCTCCATCGCCATGATGATCCTGGCGCCGGTCGCCGCCATGCTGGTGCAGATGGCGATTTCGCGCACCCGCGAATACGCCGCCGACCGCGCCGGTGCCGAGATCAGCGGCCGGCCGCTGTGGCTTGCCTCGGCCCTCGAGAAGCTCGAGATGGGCTCGCAGCGGATCGACAATCACACAGCCGAACGGAATCCCGCCAGCGCCCACATGTTCATCATCAACCCGCTGCACGGCGGCGCCATGGATGGCCTGTTCACAACCCATCCCAACACCGCCAACCGCATCGCCGCGCTCAGGGCGATGGCGGGCGCAGGGGCGCCTGGCCCCTGGGGCTGA
- a CDS encoding MAPEG family protein encodes MIMAKLTALVTVAAILYIFFLTGRVGALRGKTGVAAPATTGDPIFERAFRVHMNSLEQLVVFLPVLWLSVSVIGDAWSGLIGTVWLAGRIVYASAYMKDPAKRSAGMLITMAATMTLAVVSLIGIGRAFLAT; translated from the coding sequence ATGATCATGGCCAAACTAACCGCGCTGGTGACCGTCGCGGCGATCCTCTACATCTTCTTTCTGACCGGCAGGGTCGGCGCGCTGCGCGGCAAGACCGGCGTGGCGGCACCCGCGACCACCGGCGATCCGATCTTCGAGCGCGCATTCCGGGTGCATATGAACAGCCTGGAACAGCTGGTTGTGTTCCTGCCGGTGCTGTGGCTTTCGGTATCGGTGATCGGCGATGCCTGGAGCGGCCTGATCGGCACCGTGTGGCTGGCAGGCCGGATCGTCTATGCCTCGGCCTATATGAAGGATCCCGCCAAACGCAGCGCCGGCATGCTGATTACCATGGCGGCAACCATGACGCTGGCGGTGGTCTCGCTTATCGGTATCGGCCGCGCCTTCCTGGCGACATAG
- a CDS encoding TerC family protein gives MDLLTNPDVWASLATLTILEIVLGIDNVIFIALLVQRLPVEQQARARTLGLGGALIMRVLLLFAIVWLTKLTKPLIELAGQTFSWRDIILIGGGVFLVVKATIEIHHSMEGHVDTPKLGAASAFGLIIAQIMALDIVFSLDSVLTAIGMAEHIEVMIAAVVIAIGVMLFAAGPISDFIQKHPTTKMLALSFLLMIGMALIADGFGVHLPRGYIYAAIGFSVMVEVLNLAMQKRRANRHPPHET, from the coding sequence ATGGATCTGCTGACCAATCCGGATGTCTGGGCGTCGCTGGCGACCCTGACGATCCTGGAAATCGTTCTTGGTATCGACAACGTCATCTTCATCGCCCTCCTCGTGCAGCGGCTTCCGGTAGAGCAACAGGCCAGGGCGCGGACGCTGGGGCTTGGCGGCGCGCTGATCATGCGCGTGCTGCTGCTGTTCGCCATCGTCTGGCTGACCAAGCTCACAAAGCCGCTCATTGAACTGGCGGGGCAGACCTTCTCGTGGCGCGACATCATCCTGATCGGGGGCGGCGTCTTCCTGGTCGTGAAGGCGACTATCGAGATACACCATTCCATGGAAGGGCACGTTGACACACCGAAACTGGGTGCGGCGTCGGCGTTCGGTCTCATCATCGCGCAGATCATGGCGCTCGATATCGTGTTCTCGCTGGACTCGGTGCTGACGGCGATCGGGATGGCCGAGCATATCGAGGTGATGATCGCGGCGGTGGTCATCGCCATCGGCGTGATGCTGTTCGCGGCCGGCCCGATCTCGGATTTCATCCAAAAGCATCCCACCACCAAGATGCTGGCGCTCAGCTTCCTGCTGATGATCGGCATGGCGCTGATCGCGGATGGCTTCGGGGTGCATCTGCCGCGCGGCTACATCTATGCCGCCATCGGCTTCTCGGTGATGGTGGAAGTGCTGAACCTGGCGATGCAGAAGCGCCGGGCGAACCGGCATCCGCCCCACGAGACGTGA
- a CDS encoding efflux RND transporter periplasmic adaptor subunit: MNKWLLRFLLLAVVLAVALAVFWWRTGPVTVEVAQARIGPAVQAVYASGTVEPTVMMPIAPKISGRLDELLVDESAQVVKGQKLAAFDSEELVQSVREWEARVRFAQNQYDRAASLLARGVGTGVARDSARHDLDTAKAALARIRKQTREMVLYAPEAGRIIRRDGEVGQVFSAGQALFWMACCAPLRVSVEVDEEDIPKVVPGQKVLIQADAYPDRVLEGTVSEITPKGDPVARSFRVRIRLPEDTPLLIGMTADCNIIADEKPNAVLVPATAINEGKVWLVKDGKAQERAVVTGASGNGWTEIKSGVTRDDTFVVSPDDRLNPGREVKARRAGTN; this comes from the coding sequence ATGAATAAGTGGCTGCTACGTTTTCTCCTTCTGGCCGTCGTGCTGGCTGTTGCTCTCGCGGTATTCTGGTGGCGTACCGGACCGGTGACGGTCGAGGTGGCCCAGGCGCGGATCGGTCCCGCGGTGCAGGCCGTTTACGCGTCGGGCACGGTCGAGCCGACGGTGATGATGCCGATCGCCCCGAAAATCTCCGGCAGGCTGGATGAATTGCTGGTCGACGAAAGCGCCCAGGTGGTCAAGGGCCAGAAGCTCGCCGCCTTCGATAGCGAGGAACTGGTCCAGTCGGTGCGCGAATGGGAAGCCCGCGTCCGTTTCGCGCAGAATCAGTATGACCGCGCGGCCAGCCTGCTGGCGCGCGGCGTCGGCACAGGCGTCGCGCGGGATTCGGCGCGGCACGACCTGGATACGGCGAAGGCGGCCCTCGCCCGGATTCGCAAGCAAACCAGGGAAATGGTGCTCTATGCGCCCGAGGCCGGACGCATCATCCGCCGCGACGGCGAAGTGGGGCAGGTGTTCTCCGCGGGCCAGGCCCTGTTCTGGATGGCCTGTTGCGCGCCGCTCCGCGTGTCGGTGGAAGTCGACGAGGAGGACATTCCCAAAGTCGTCCCCGGCCAGAAGGTGCTGATCCAGGCCGACGCCTATCCGGACAGGGTGCTGGAAGGCACGGTAAGCGAGATCACCCCCAAGGGCGATCCGGTCGCGCGAAGCTTCCGGGTGCGAATCCGCCTGCCCGAGGACACGCCGCTGCTGATCGGCATGACCGCCGACTGCAACATCATCGCAGACGAGAAACCCAACGCCGTGCTGGTGCCGGCAACCGCCATCAACGAGGGCAAGGTATGGCTGGTCAAGGACGGCAAGGCCCAGGAACGGGCCGTGGTCACCGGCGCATCCGGCAATGGCTGGACCGAGATCAAGTCCGGCGTGACCAGGGATGACACCTTCGTGGTCAGCCCGGACGACCGGCTCAATCCCGGACGCGAGGTGAAGGCCCGGCGCGCCGGAACCAATTGA
- a CDS encoding succinate dehydrogenase assembly factor 4: protein MTKPTEKQPETSAEDPAPPADTRKKPAEFGGPKGPEPTRYGDWERNGIISDF from the coding sequence ATGACCAAGCCCACGGAAAAGCAGCCGGAGACCAGCGCCGAGGATCCGGCGCCGCCCGCCGACACCAGGAAGAAGCCAGCCGAATTCGGCGGCCCCAAGGGACCCGAGCCGACCCGCTACGGCGACTGGGAACGCAACGGCATCATCAGCGACTTCTAG
- a CDS encoding RsmB/NOP family class I SAM-dependent RNA methyltransferase: protein MDVARQTALALLETVLSKRHAFDDSFARAVEPLTPQDRGFVRQLCATVLRRLGQIDDLIDGCLQKPLPPGMSAPRDILRLGVAQLLFLNTPAHAAIDTSVTLADSHADKRVAAFKGVVNAVLRRLSQEGAAKRARQDGPRLNTPKWLWDSWSKAYGGQKARQIAEMHLREPALDLTLKPGLDPKQWAQKLAGQALATGTVRITAAGRIEELAGYNDGAWWVQDAAAALPARLFGDIAGKSVIDLCAAPGGKTAQLASAGASVIAVDRAPPRVRTLNTNLRRLKLDVEVVTADGTTWAPPAPADAVLLDAPCSATGTIRRHPDVALLKSERDVTSVKTVQTELLKNAARMLKPGGTLVYCVCSLQPEEGPQQVNAFLKGHQGFSRKPVTADEIGGLAELITPDGDLRTLPLHLGEQGGMDGFYVARLVKKS, encoded by the coding sequence ATGGATGTTGCACGCCAGACCGCTCTCGCCCTGCTCGAAACGGTGCTTTCCAAGCGCCATGCTTTCGACGATTCGTTTGCCCGCGCGGTCGAGCCGCTGACGCCGCAGGATCGGGGGTTCGTGCGCCAGCTCTGCGCCACCGTCCTGCGCCGGCTTGGCCAGATCGACGACCTGATCGACGGATGCCTGCAAAAACCGCTGCCGCCCGGTATGTCGGCGCCGCGCGACATCCTTCGCCTGGGCGTCGCGCAGCTTCTGTTCCTCAATACGCCGGCCCATGCCGCCATCGACACGTCGGTGACGCTGGCCGATTCCCATGCCGACAAGCGGGTCGCGGCGTTCAAGGGCGTGGTCAACGCCGTACTGCGCCGCCTGTCGCAGGAAGGCGCCGCCAAGCGCGCCCGGCAGGACGGACCGAGACTGAATACGCCGAAATGGCTGTGGGATTCCTGGTCGAAGGCGTATGGCGGCCAGAAGGCGCGCCAGATTGCCGAGATGCATCTGCGCGAGCCGGCGCTCGATCTGACCCTGAAGCCGGGTCTTGATCCGAAGCAGTGGGCGCAAAAGCTGGCTGGGCAGGCGCTGGCGACCGGTACCGTTCGCATCACCGCCGCGGGCCGAATCGAGGAACTGGCTGGCTACAATGACGGCGCGTGGTGGGTGCAGGATGCGGCGGCGGCGCTGCCCGCGCGGCTGTTTGGCGATATTGCCGGCAAGTCCGTGATCGACCTGTGCGCCGCCCCGGGCGGCAAGACGGCGCAACTGGCGTCGGCCGGCGCGTCGGTGATCGCCGTCGACCGCGCGCCGCCGCGGGTAAGAACGCTCAATACCAATCTGCGCCGGCTCAAGCTCGACGTCGAGGTCGTCACCGCCGACGGTACGACCTGGGCGCCGCCGGCGCCCGCCGACGCGGTGCTGCTCGATGCGCCGTGCTCCGCCACGGGCACCATCCGCCGCCATCCGGATGTCGCGCTGCTCAAATCCGAGCGCGACGTCACCTCGGTCAAGACCGTGCAGACCGAGCTGCTGAAGAACGCGGCACGCATGCTGAAGCCGGGCGGCACGCTGGTTTATTGCGTGTGTTCACTGCAGCCCGAGGAGGGGCCGCAGCAGGTCAATGCGTTCCTGAAGGGGCATCAGGGCTTCAGCCGCAAGCCGGTGACGGCGGACGAGATCGGCGGCCTTGCCGAACTGATCACTCCGGACGGCGACCTCCGCACACTGCCGCTGCATCTCGGCGAGCAGGGCGGCATGGATGGCTTCTACGTGGCCAGGCTAGTCAAGAAAAGTTAG
- a CDS encoding ABC transporter permease translates to MPLTLKIAVTHLNSRRRQTLMSLLGVMLGVAFFMAVSSLMRGSEQDFIKRLVDSAPHISVTDEFREAPVQPAVRRFADGAVAISNVKPKTEVRGIRGYKQKMAFIDDIPGLRVAPVLSGQIILTYAGKEQGVLMNGVVPELMSGVSDIEDKIVAGNMQALSSNPNGIIIGRALARKMNLDMDDNVTVSSPVGLVRTMKIVGLFETGATAVDEGQAYVLLKRAQVLLDRPDRANMLVMQLDDPYASRDVAARIEKQIGYRARSWQEASESLLSVLLVRNIIMYSVVSAILVVASFGIYNIISTVVMEKRRDIAILKSMGFTARDVRRIFLWEGTIIGLMGSVGGLTLGYGLMWVLSTLSFQVPGVSVPIEMPLYWGVDQALLACAFAALSAMGAAYFPARKAGLVHPVDILRGQA, encoded by the coding sequence ATGCCGCTTACGCTGAAGATCGCGGTCACGCACCTCAACAGCCGGCGGCGGCAGACGCTGATGTCGCTGCTGGGCGTCATGCTGGGAGTGGCGTTCTTCATGGCGGTGAGTTCGCTGATGCGCGGATCGGAGCAGGATTTCATCAAGCGCCTGGTCGATTCCGCGCCGCACATCTCGGTGACCGACGAATTCCGCGAGGCGCCGGTTCAGCCGGCGGTCCGCCGGTTCGCCGACGGCGCGGTGGCCATTTCCAACGTCAAGCCGAAGACCGAGGTCCGCGGCATCCGCGGCTACAAGCAGAAGATGGCGTTCATCGACGACATCCCGGGGCTGCGGGTCGCGCCCGTCCTGTCGGGCCAGATCATCCTGACCTATGCCGGCAAGGAACAGGGCGTGCTGATGAACGGCGTGGTCCCCGAGCTGATGTCCGGGGTGAGCGACATCGAGGACAAGATCGTCGCCGGCAACATGCAGGCATTGTCGTCCAATCCCAACGGCATCATCATCGGCCGGGCGCTGGCGCGAAAAATGAACCTGGACATGGACGACAACGTGACCGTGTCGTCGCCGGTCGGCCTGGTGCGCACCATGAAGATCGTGGGCCTGTTCGAGACCGGCGCGACCGCGGTCGACGAAGGCCAGGCCTATGTGCTGCTGAAACGTGCCCAGGTGCTGCTGGACCGGCCGGACCGGGCCAACATGCTGGTGATGCAGCTCGACGATCCCTATGCCTCACGCGACGTGGCGGCACGGATCGAGAAGCAGATCGGCTACCGGGCGCGGTCCTGGCAGGAGGCATCGGAAAGCCTGCTGTCGGTGCTGCTGGTGCGCAACATCATCATGTACAGCGTGGTGAGCGCCATCCTGGTGGTGGCGTCGTTCGGCATCTACAATATCATCTCCACCGTGGTGATGGAGAAGCGCCGCGACATCGCCATCCTGAAATCCATGGGCTTCACCGCCCGCGACGTCCGCCGCATCTTCCTGTGGGAAGGCACCATCATCGGCCTGATGGGCAGCGTGGGCGGCCTGACGCTGGGCTATGGCCTGATGTGGGTGCTGTCCACCCTGAGCTTCCAGGTGCCCGGCGTCAGCGTGCCGATCGAGATGCCGCTTTACTGGGGCGTGGACCAGGCGCTGCTGGCCTGTGCGTTCGCCGCGCTGAGCGCCATGGGCGCGGCGTATTTTCCGGCGCGCAAGGCCGGCCTGGTGCATCCGGTCGATATCCTGCGAGGCCAGGCATGA
- a CDS encoding exopolysaccharide biosynthesis protein: MSTDPPPDTTEPDSATRAEAGHARPRGPKLSELLTQIAADHPDERISIADITVRLDDRAFGALMFIFAVPNLLPTPPGTSLILGAPLVFLALQLAIGRSSPWLPQLISRRSLLLTDFARIVARVAPVMARAERLMRPRLVLLATRPFDQFMGLTCLLLSVVLFLPIPLGNMPPALAICLFSLALLERDGLVYIAALVTAVLSVVLISGVVYGMIVSLIFLLSDVLGLVKAS; this comes from the coding sequence GTGAGCACCGACCCACCGCCCGATACAACCGAACCCGACAGCGCAACGAGGGCCGAAGCCGGCCACGCTCGGCCGCGCGGCCCCAAGCTGTCGGAGTTGCTGACCCAGATCGCCGCCGATCATCCCGACGAGCGCATTTCCATCGCCGACATTACCGTCCGGCTCGATGACCGCGCGTTCGGCGCGTTAATGTTCATCTTCGCGGTGCCCAACCTGTTGCCCACGCCGCCGGGCACGTCACTGATTCTCGGGGCGCCGCTGGTCTTCCTGGCCCTCCAGCTCGCCATCGGACGGTCGTCGCCCTGGCTGCCCCAGCTGATCTCGCGCCGTTCCCTGCTGCTGACCGATTTCGCCCGCATCGTGGCGCGTGTGGCGCCGGTCATGGCGCGGGCCGAACGCCTGATGCGGCCGCGCCTCGTGCTGCTGGCGACGCGGCCGTTCGACCAGTTCATGGGCCTGACGTGCCTGCTGCTTTCGGTCGTGCTGTTCCTGCCCATTCCGCTCGGCAACATGCCGCCGGCGCTGGCGATCTGCCTGTTCTCGCTGGCGCTGCTGGAGCGCGACGGGCTGGTCTATATCGCCGCCCTGGTGACGGCGGTGCTGTCGGTCGTGCTGATTTCCGGCGTGGTCTACGGGATGATCGTCAGCCTGATCTTCCTGCTCTCCGACGTCCTCGGGCTGGTCAAGGCCAGCTAG
- a CDS encoding heparinase II/III family protein, translating to MAKSAKTRFIDPTRGMQHGLRQRLRTYYFGTFLYRRVLKGTHPVQIKFNPKNHWGGDVAVADALFRGQYSFAGHTVSAPNENPWRLPAPSQAWQDALHSFNWLRHFRAQGGDAAKRHVESLIRKWLQDYQEWDPVAWQPDVIAQRLIAWMSNASMAVSTQDLVHHSAVMNSMARQARHLARTALISRDGLPRLIAVIGLVYSGFCLPEGARRMSRGLQLLERELDRLVLADGCIVTRNPSDQFEALRALVALKADLRAANQEMPNYIQRAIDRMTPMLRFFRLGDGRLALFNGSFEDSADEIDQVLDAAKAQGKPLGGAIYSGFQRVQAGQTVILVDAGSPPLGDLSVNAHASPNAFEMSVGTERLIVNCGSSDEIMFDGVHKVSRTTAAHSTLIIDNKNSFPILKNQRIGKRPKKVLAVRDEMDDTVSLDITHYGYVTAFGYEHERILKVARSGKVVEGIDALKSINRKKRPKTPIDIRFHLHPAVEARRTVDGGAVELTLPGGAMWRFESTHGVNVEESIYLGERGKVQPSRQLVVSSTSGASRLQINWRLLKV from the coding sequence ATGGCAAAGTCGGCGAAAACCAGATTCATCGACCCGACGCGCGGCATGCAGCACGGGTTGCGGCAGCGGCTGCGTACCTATTACTTCGGCACGTTCCTGTACCGCCGGGTGCTCAAGGGCACCCATCCCGTGCAGATCAAGTTCAATCCGAAGAACCATTGGGGCGGCGATGTGGCCGTCGCCGATGCGCTGTTCCGCGGCCAGTACAGCTTCGCCGGCCACACGGTAAGTGCGCCCAACGAGAACCCCTGGCGCCTGCCGGCGCCCAGCCAGGCATGGCAGGATGCCTTGCACAGCTTCAACTGGCTGAGGCATTTCCGCGCCCAGGGCGGCGACGCCGCCAAGCGCCATGTGGAATCGCTGATCCGGAAATGGCTGCAGGACTACCAGGAGTGGGATCCCGTCGCGTGGCAGCCGGATGTCATCGCCCAGCGGCTGATCGCCTGGATGAGCAACGCGTCCATGGCGGTCAGCACCCAGGATCTGGTGCACCACAGCGCGGTAATGAATTCCATGGCGCGTCAGGCGCGGCATCTGGCGCGCACGGCGCTGATTTCCCGCGACGGATTGCCCCGCCTGATCGCCGTCATCGGCCTCGTCTACAGCGGCTTTTGCCTGCCTGAAGGCGCGCGGCGGATGTCGCGAGGCCTGCAGCTTCTCGAGCGCGAGCTGGACCGGCTGGTATTGGCCGACGGCTGCATCGTCACCCGCAATCCCAGCGATCAGTTCGAGGCGCTCCGGGCGCTGGTCGCGCTCAAGGCGGACTTGCGCGCGGCCAACCAGGAGATGCCCAATTATATCCAGCGCGCCATCGACCGCATGACGCCCATGCTGCGGTTCTTTCGGCTGGGCGACGGCAGGCTGGCGCTGTTCAATGGCAGTTTCGAGGATTCCGCTGACGAAATCGACCAGGTGCTCGACGCGGCCAAGGCCCAGGGCAAGCCGCTGGGCGGCGCCATCTATTCGGGCTTTCAGCGGGTCCAGGCTGGACAGACGGTCATTTTGGTCGATGCCGGTTCGCCGCCGCTTGGCGACCTGAGCGTCAATGCCCATGCAAGCCCCAATGCGTTCGAGATGTCGGTGGGGACCGAGAGGCTGATCGTCAATTGTGGCTCAAGCGACGAGATCATGTTCGACGGCGTGCACAAGGTGAGCCGGACGACCGCTGCCCATTCGACCCTGATCATCGACAACAAGAACTCTTTTCCGATCCTGAAGAACCAGCGCATCGGCAAGCGGCCCAAGAAGGTGTTGGCCGTGCGCGACGAGATGGACGACACGGTCAGTCTCGACATCACCCATTACGGCTACGTCACGGCCTTCGGCTATGAACACGAACGTATCCTGAAGGTGGCGCGCAGCGGCAAGGTGGTCGAAGGGATCGACGCGCTCAAGTCGATCAACCGCAAGAAACGGCCCAAGACGCCCATCGACATCCGTTTCCATCTGCACCCCGCAGTGGAGGCCCGGCGCACCGTCGACGGCGGCGCGGTCGAGTTGACCCTGCCGGGCGGCGCCATGTGGCGCTTCGAATCCACCCACGGCGTCAACGTGGAAGAGAGCATCTATCTGGGCGAGCGCGGCAAGGTGCAGCCCTCGCGCCAACTCGTGGTCAGCAGCACCAGCGGCGCGTCGCGGCTGCAGATCAACTGGCGACTGCTCAAAGTCTAA
- the rpe gene encoding ribulose-phosphate 3-epimerase, translating to MQQQVRISPSILSADFAKLGEEVRAIDAAGADYIHIDVMDGHFVPNLTIGPAVIKALRPHSDKIFDVHLMISPVDPYIQAFRDAGADIITVHPEAGPHLHRTIQAIKATGARAGVSLNPATPVDAIDYVLDDIDLVLVMSVNPGFGGQSFIESQLAKIERLRTMIDRSGRTIDLEVDGGVTADNAARVIAAGADVLVAGTAAFKGGPLQYSDNIRRLRGPSA from the coding sequence ATGCAACAACAGGTCCGGATTTCACCGTCCATCCTATCCGCTGATTTCGCGAAGCTGGGCGAGGAAGTCCGCGCGATCGATGCAGCTGGTGCGGATTATATCCATATTGACGTCATGGACGGTCATTTCGTACCCAATCTGACCATTGGCCCTGCCGTCATCAAAGCGCTGCGACCGCACAGCGACAAGATATTCGACGTTCATCTGATGATATCGCCGGTCGATCCGTACATTCAGGCGTTTCGCGATGCCGGCGCCGATATCATCACCGTCCACCCCGAAGCCGGACCGCATCTGCACCGGACAATCCAGGCGATCAAGGCGACGGGTGCCAGGGCCGGCGTATCGCTCAATCCGGCGACGCCGGTCGATGCCATCGATTACGTGCTGGACGACATCGACCTTGTTCTGGTGATGAGCGTCAATCCGGGCTTTGGCGGGCAGTCCTTCATCGAGAGCCAGCTTGCCAAGATCGAGCGACTGCGTACCATGATCGACCGCAGCGGCCGCACGATCGACCTGGAAGTGGATGGCGGTGTCACGGCTGACAACGCTGCCAGGGTCATCGCGGCCGGTGCGGACGTACTCGTCGCCGGCACGGCGGCGTTCAAGGGAGGACCGTTGCAGTACTCGGATAACATTCGCCGGCTCCGCGGCCCTTCAGCCTGA
- a CDS encoding ABC transporter ATP-binding protein — MTEVLRAEHVTRELTGEVPVTLVRDASLVINRGEFVSIMGPSGSGKSSLLYLLGLLDMPTSGTITLDGQAVTTLTEREIARVRLEKLGFVFQFHFLLVEFSVLDNVTLPMAKLGRLTDREQRERAESLLTDLGMGDQIRKRPDQLSGGQRQRVAIARALANDPLIILADEPTGNLDSKSSANVRDILSELVHQRDKTVVAVTHDPDFARAGDRQIHIIDGRIATEDVRAD; from the coding sequence GTGACCGAAGTCCTGCGCGCCGAACATGTCACGCGCGAACTCACCGGCGAAGTGCCGGTGACGCTGGTGCGCGACGCCAGCCTGGTGATCAACCGCGGCGAATTCGTCTCGATCATGGGCCCGTCCGGTTCGGGCAAGTCGTCGCTGCTCTATCTTCTGGGGCTGCTCGACATGCCGACCTCGGGCACGATCACGCTGGACGGCCAGGCCGTCACGACGCTGACCGAGCGGGAAATCGCGCGCGTGCGCCTCGAGAAGCTGGGCTTCGTGTTTCAGTTCCATTTCCTGCTGGTCGAGTTCTCGGTTCTCGACAATGTCACGTTGCCGATGGCCAAGCTGGGACGGCTGACCGACAGGGAACAGCGCGAACGGGCGGAGTCGCTGCTGACCGATCTGGGCATGGGCGACCAGATCCGCAAACGGCCCGACCAGCTTTCCGGCGGCCAGCGCCAGCGGGTGGCCATCGCCCGTGCGCTGGCCAACGATCCGCTGATCATCCTGGCCGACGAACCGACGGGAAACCTGGATTCGAAGTCCAGCGCCAATGTGCGAGACATTCTGTCCGAGCTGGTGCACCAGCGGGATAAAACCGTCGTCGCCGTCACTCACGACCCGGACTTCGCCCGCGCCGGCGACCGCCAGATCCACATCATCGATGGCAGGATCGCGACCGAGGATGTGAGGGCGGACTAA